Proteins found in one Agaribacterium sp. ZY112 genomic segment:
- a CDS encoding esterase-like activity of phytase family protein, translating to MYRKTIISLSVFTLLTACAGDDGEKGENGESGADGTNGTNGASATNGLNSLVDHELLAFGNSECAFGGLMIRSGLDNDTDGVLSDSEVTSTVYDCDANTVGVQGSALPYMVLRNDIEDGAKPGALFEIRNGGYGSDMVKHPSNAKQFYALTDRGPNATYTGAQGKGKIFPVADYTPRIGLFELQANGDIKRIEDILLKRPDGTLITGLPNSSALGGTGETPYAVLEDGNIEVLREDMGLPYNETTNPIQLDDYGLDGEGLVALSDGTFWVSDEYGPHMVHFAADGTEIGRINAFAGDDRVSFNLPAEFANRRANRGMEGLAITPDEKTLVGIMQSTMYNPSSAVKALDIVRIVTINTETGSVAQYLYKQEKTQNSQSGIFALSATEFVVIERDGAFFASDANAMKHLYKIDISNATDLESIADSGVWLQDAELGLTKDGQTLEEVVLNEGWDGLSSIAPVSKTFLADLVAEVQYPHDKLEGMWLINDSTIGVINDDDFATWSSSGVLEQKYLDAGQSVIDANKLYIIEDLNL from the coding sequence ATGTATAGAAAAACCATAATCTCTTTAAGTGTATTTACGTTGCTAACGGCATGTGCCGGCGATGATGGCGAAAAGGGTGAAAACGGCGAAAGTGGTGCGGACGGTACTAATGGCACGAACGGAGCAAGCGCGACTAACGGTCTAAACAGTTTGGTTGACCACGAGCTACTTGCATTTGGTAATAGCGAATGTGCCTTTGGTGGGTTAATGATTCGCTCTGGCTTAGATAACGATACAGATGGTGTTTTGTCCGATAGCGAAGTGACTTCAACAGTCTATGACTGTGACGCCAATACCGTCGGCGTACAGGGCTCTGCTTTACCTTACATGGTATTACGTAACGACATAGAAGATGGTGCAAAGCCAGGTGCATTATTTGAAATCCGTAACGGTGGTTATGGCTCCGACATGGTTAAACACCCCAGCAATGCCAAGCAGTTTTACGCCTTAACTGATCGCGGGCCTAACGCTACCTACACTGGAGCACAAGGCAAAGGTAAAATATTCCCAGTTGCAGATTACACACCGCGTATAGGTCTATTCGAACTTCAAGCCAACGGTGATATAAAGCGTATCGAAGACATACTCTTAAAGCGCCCAGATGGAACGTTAATTACTGGTTTGCCGAATAGCTCTGCATTAGGTGGAACAGGTGAAACGCCATATGCTGTGTTAGAAGATGGCAACATTGAAGTGCTTCGTGAAGATATGGGCTTGCCCTACAATGAAACCACCAACCCAATACAGCTAGATGATTATGGCTTAGACGGTGAAGGTCTAGTGGCCTTATCAGATGGCACCTTTTGGGTAAGCGACGAATACGGCCCACATATGGTTCACTTTGCTGCCGATGGAACGGAGATAGGCCGCATTAATGCCTTTGCAGGCGACGACCGTGTAAGCTTTAACCTACCTGCCGAATTTGCCAACCGCCGAGCCAACCGGGGCATGGAGGGTTTAGCCATAACACCCGATGAAAAAACACTTGTCGGTATTATGCAATCAACCATGTACAACCCTAGTAGCGCAGTAAAGGCCTTAGATATTGTGCGTATTGTTACGATAAATACTGAAACGGGTAGTGTGGCGCAATACTTATATAAGCAAGAAAAAACGCAAAACTCTCAGTCTGGTATTTTTGCCTTAAGTGCAACTGAGTTTGTAGTTATTGAGCGCGACGGTGCTTTCTTTGCTTCAGATGCAAACGCAATGAAACACTTGTATAAGATTGATATTAGTAACGCAACAGATCTAGAAAGCATTGCCGATTCTGGTGTGTGGTTGCAAGACGCTGAGCTTGGCTTAACAAAAGACGGACAAACACTAGAAGAAGTCGTTCTTAACGAAGGCTGGGATGGCTTAAGCAGCATTGCACCTGTAAGCAAAACTTTCTTGGCCGATTTGGTAGCAGAAGTTCAATACCCACACGACAAGCTAGAAGGCATGTGGCTAATAAATGATTCAACCATTGGCGTCATCAATGATGACGATTTTGCAACATGGTCGAGTAGTGGTGTGCTAGAGCAAAAATACCTAGATGCAGGCCAAAGCGTTATAGATGCTAATAAGCTGTATATTATTGAAGATCTGAACCTTTAA